Proteins from a single region of Acanthochromis polyacanthus isolate Apoly-LR-REF ecotype Palm Island chromosome 11, KAUST_Apoly_ChrSc, whole genome shotgun sequence:
- the ptk2aa gene encoding protein tyrosine kinase 2aa isoform X11: protein MRSSLRAMRGRETASCLSVLGADGHGEGQTCISMATSGCSPFPMCWDREYDRHLAAAVSAGKTMATAYLDPNLNHTLLGGAKSRLSAGGSDRIMAGSMDRVLKVFHHFETNTENSCWSSNIRYGDATDVRGIIQKILDIHKVRWTSCFGLRLSNSQSKDQVHWLHPDMGVSHVREKYEQARPNEEWR from the exons ATGAGAAGTTCGCTGCGTGCGATGCGTGGTCGTGAAACAGcgagttgtctgtctgtcctcggTGCAGACGGACACGGGGAGGGACAGACATGCATTTCCATGGCGACAAGTGGCTGCAGCCCCTTCCCCATGTGTTGGGATAGAG AATATGACAGACACCTAGCAGCGGCGGTGTCAGCAGGGAAAACCATGGCGACAGCCTACCTGGACCCCAACCTCAATCACACCCTCCTCGGAGGTGCCAAGTCGCGGCTGAGTGCGGGAGGATCAGACCGAATCATGGCCGGCTCCATGGACAGGGTTCTGAAAGTCTTCCATCACTTTGAGACCAACACTGAGAACAGCTGCTGGTCTTCCAATATCAGATATGGAGATGCAACTGATGTCAGG GGGATCATCCAGAAGATTCTGGACATCCACAAAGTGCGCTGGACTTCATGCTTTGGCCTGCGTCTCAGTAACAGCCAATCAAAAGATCAAGTGCATTGGCTCCACCCAGATATGGGCGTGTCCCACGTCAGAGAGAAATACGAACAGGCACGGCCAAACGAGGAGTGGAGGTAA